One part of the Oceanihabitans sp. IOP_32 genome encodes these proteins:
- a CDS encoding carboxypeptidase-like regulatory domain-containing protein, with protein MNLKSTCLLMLIMAFSLQTSHAQENRISGKISDINGLPLVGVTVLIKDTRRGVVSDYEGTYSINAEPGEILQFSFIGMKEQQITIGTAPIINVTLVEEIEGLDTVVITGFQNVQRDLFTGASQTIKAEDIKLDGVADVSRALEGRAAGVSVQNVTGTFGAAP; from the coding sequence ATGAACTTAAAATCAACCTGCCTGTTAATGCTTATTATGGCGTTTTCATTGCAAACCTCGCATGCTCAAGAAAACCGAATAAGTGGAAAAATATCCGACATTAATGGTCTTCCATTAGTAGGTGTTACTGTACTAATTAAAGATACAAGAAGAGGTGTCGTATCAGATTACGAAGGTACATACAGCATCAATGCCGAACCAGGCGAAATCCTGCAATTCAGTTTCATTGGTATGAAAGAGCAACAAATAACTATTGGAACTGCACCTATTATTAATGTAACTTTAGTTGAAGAGATAGAAGGTCTCGACACTGTAGTAATAACTGGTTTTCAAAACGTACAACGCGATCTCTTTACTGGGGCCTCTCAAACCATTAAAGCTGAAGATATTAAACTAGATGGAGTTGCAGATGTCTCGAGAGCACTAGAAGGCAGAGCAGCCGGTGTAAGCGTACAAAATGTTACTGGTACTTTTGGTGCTGCACCTTGA